Proteins from a genomic interval of Lolium perenne isolate Kyuss_39 chromosome 1, Kyuss_2.0, whole genome shotgun sequence:
- the LOC127303046 gene encoding COP9 signalosome complex subunit 1-like isoform X1 has product MLRCGCCDGARLLRRGRLMAMGASDGDGAAAGGGEPSQALLSSDQFDFEVYAGQYSGRTRVARLLFIAGKCESEQMRLDALRLAYEGSLKGEDTALHRDGVPMSAGHNLEAITSDVVCFYKRT; this is encoded by the exons ATGTTGAGGTGCGGCTGCTGCGACGGGGCGCGGCTGCTACGACGGGGGCGTCTGATGGCGATGGGGGCGTCTGATGGCGACGGTGCGGCTGCTGGCGGCGGGGAGCCCTCCCAGGCGCTGCTCTCCAGCGACCAGTTCGACTTCGAGGTGTACGCCGGGCAGTACTCGGGCCGCACGCGCGTGGCGCGGCTCCTCTTCATCGCGGGCAAGTGCGAGTCGGAGCAGATGAGGCTGGATGCGCTCCGCCTGGCCTACGAAGGGTCCCTGAAGGGCGAGGACACGGCCCTCCACCGCGACG GAGTACCAATGTCGGCTGGACATAACCTGGAAGCTATCACATCTG ATGTCGTCTGTTTCTACAAGCGGACCTAA
- the LOC127303046 gene encoding COP9 signalosome complex subunit 1-like isoform X2, which yields MLRCGCCDGARLLRRGRLMAMGASDGDGAAAGGGEPSQALLSSDQFDFEVYAGQYSGRTRVARLLFIAGKCESEQMRLDALRLAYEGSLKGEDTALHRDDVMPIGSRDAF from the exons ATGTTGAGGTGCGGCTGCTGCGACGGGGCGCGGCTGCTACGACGGGGGCGTCTGATGGCGATGGGGGCGTCTGATGGCGACGGTGCGGCTGCTGGCGGCGGGGAGCCCTCCCAGGCGCTGCTCTCCAGCGACCAGTTCGACTTCGAGGTGTACGCCGGGCAGTACTCGGGCCGCACGCGCGTGGCGCGGCTCCTCTTCATCGCGGGCAAGTGCGAGTCGGAGCAGATGAGGCTGGATGCGCTCCGCCTGGCCTACGAAGGGTCCCTGAAGGGCGAGGACACGGCCCTCCACCGCGACG ACGTCATGCCCATCGGTAGCCGTGATGCATTCTGA
- the LOC127303069 gene encoding probable ascorbate-specific transmembrane electron transporter 1: MAVPAPAKAARALAATAAALVLLWCVHFRGGLALSSPTNKGLIFNVHPVLMLIGFIITGSEAIMSYKTLPWSHDTNKMVHLILHAVALFLGSFGVYTAFKFHNESGIDNLYSLHSWVGLGAIILYGLQWVSGFVTFFFPGASPTVRRAMLPWHVRAGLFVYVLALLAAELGFLEKLTFLQTAGLGRYSSEALMVNFTALVVLLLGATVVLYVTAPAQNEHTLGYSAVHKS, encoded by the exons ATGGCCGTGCCGGCGCCGGCCAAGGCGGCTCGCGCGCTCGCGGCCACGGCGGCTGCGCTCGTGCTGCTGTGGTGCGTCCACTTCCGCGGCGGCCTCGCCCTTAGCTCCCCCACCAACAAGGGGCTCATCTTTAAC GTTCATCCTGTACTTATGCTGATTGGATTCATCATCACAGGGAGCGAAG CCATAATGAGCTACAAAACATTGCCGTGGAGTCATGACACAAATAAGATGGTACATTTGATTCTTCATGCTGTTGCGCTCTTTCTGGGATCATTTGGGGTGTATACTGCCTTCAAGTTTCACAATGAAAGTGGAATCGACAATCTATACAGCTTGCATTCCTGGGTTGGACTTGGTGCTATCATTTTGTATGGTTTACAG TGGGTATCTGGCTTTGTCACCTTCTTCTTCCCCGGTGCTTCTCCAACAGTCCGGCGTGCCATGCTACCATGGCATGTTCGTGCTGGGCTCTTCGTCTACGTGCTGGCGCTGCTCGCAGCCGAGCTGGGATTCCTGGAGAAGCTCACCTTCCTTCAGACCGCGGGCCTGGGCAGGTACAGCTCGGAAGCCCTGATGGTAAACTTCACCGCCCTTGTTGTCTTGCTACTGGGCGCAACTGTCGTGCTGTATGTCACTGCTCCTGCGCAGAACGAGCATACGCTTGGGTATTCAGCAGTTCACAAGTCCTAG